DNA sequence from the Oryza brachyantha chromosome 5, ObraRS2, whole genome shotgun sequence genome:
GTCCTGCTTTTCCACCGACGGCAGACTTTATGACCAAAAtgcaactgatcaaacaggtACAAAAACTGCTTGCTTATATGATATCCATTTCCATCCCTTTCCTTAGTATTTGACTACCCGTATTCTTTCTTGACTGAGTCCTTTTTTAGCATGTATTTCGAAGACAGGCTGCACTTGCTGCCTCCAGGTCCACAAATATAATTGCCCCAGACCGTACTCCTCaggttttttattcttttcatttactatattttatagatcgtTTTTCTATCTTACCTTTTTTCATATTCACGGGCAACTCTGtttgcttacttttttttactggTACATTATTTGAATAATTGGGTAGATTTATCTAATATTCCTTTGTCAAACATGGATGAATTGCTCTAGGtggtgctcggtaatttttgcaaaatatccGGTGAACTAGAGCTCATCCTCAAAAGAGATAGTGTTCGGAGCTTCCTCAGGCTGTATAAGGAAAATGTGGATTGCATGGCTTGGGGTTATATCATCACCCCTCAAACATTAAACTTGATTATTGCACGCAATGCCCTGCGGTGTGCTAAGCTTGTTTTGGAGGGCAAGGCGCCTGCGTTCTGCCAGATGCGTGCCAACCCGAACTGCATGACCAGCTCCGGATACTTCCCCCTCCATCAAGCTGCTGAAAATTTCTCTGTTGACATGATTAAGTTGCTGCTTCGCTATGGCGCATCAGCAAATTTACGCACATCGGGGGAAAAGGTCATCGAgggcctcctccctctccatgTTGCCATTGAGGACACTTGCATGCACAAGTATCTGGAGGATAATCTATTAACTGACCAAAAGCACAAACAAGTGGATTTTGGCTTCATCTACAAGCTTGTCCATCTGCTTTGTCTACCTGAGATGGTTTGTTTGAAATCCCTTGCTATAATTACTACCTTGCTTACTTAACAATACTTAAGACGTTGAGCTCATACCAAATATCTACATCTTCTTCTATAAGAGGACTAAGTTACATCCAATCTATGTATTTCCATTTGTATCGAGACTTGTTTGTGCCTTTTTTATGGTTCAGCTGGTTTATGTACAGACTCATGATTATGTGCCGTTAAAGGTTATTATTACTAATTTGTTTGTTGATTCATCATTGGTTGATAGATTTTGAAGTCAGCTGATTACACATGCTAGGAGATAAGAAATTAATTCTGTTCTGCATTGATCGCCTTTGCAGAAGATCTTCTTGGCCACGACTAGACTGCTTGCAGACtacacagataatcttcttGATGAGCTATGGAATTACATTAAGGAGGGAAAGCTTGTCCATGCAGCCATTTTGCTCCTTGCAGCACAACGGAGAATTCGTACATGTGCTTCTTCTAATAGAAACATCAAGCATAACCCGAGTGGGTTTACTATTATCAAGGATCGTATCATGGGATTCATTGTTTCCATAGAAACAGAATGGCCTGGATTAACAAGCGGTAGAAATAGCAAGGCATATAGGCAGCTGGAGGAGAAGCGGATGTTGTTCTGTAATGCATTGGTGCTTAATTCTATGATTTCTGAAGCTGGTGAAGCTCTTGATGAATATATCCAGACTCATTCAGAGGTACACATTTTTGTCAGCTCACAACATGAATGTCCTTTGTTTCATTtacttctttcatttttttaaaaaatatggccCTTCACCTATAGACTTGACGTCCaaagttaatttgttattcGTACATTTTGCAATGGCTTATTGCGAGTGCAAATTCATGCTTATGCCAAACTGTATCAAAAGTCAATATAAGGGTATTACTTGTTTGAAGGTTATGCATAATTTCATCGGTTGATTCCCGAAGTTTATAAAGTTTGTTTCATCATCATGGCCCCTATAGCGAAATGGATAAAGTGAACACATTTGTTGGCTTTTCTGGACCGATGACATTTCTCTAgcaagaaaatgaaaacaaaagtaTATCTGATCCATCTgccttgttttgtttattttgtttgtatagCGAAAATGGATAGCAGAAACACTATCTATGTATTGTATCTCAAAACAATGGCATGgatttcctcctttttttcaattttttctgCATTAACACATCCATATATTATACTAGACCTGTATTTGCTGCACACATTGATGCAAATAATGTACTCTGCAAAATACAGACAATTCACTGATTTGTTGAACATGATGGCTTATTGAATTAAATAACACACAGTTAGTTGTGTAGCTGTTTAGAACTATCGGATGATATTCATCTGTTCATTACTATCATAAAATATTACCAGATGTGATATGtgctttgtgttttttttttcacttttatctAAACATTACAAAAAATTATGCAGGTATCTCACAGGGAGATCCTTGAAAGTGTTTCATCAATTCTCAAGGATCATGGTTTTGATTCTGCTGGAAAAGGAATAAACATAGGAGAGCTGAAATGGTTTGACTTGATTCGCTTATGCTTCCAtgacaaaatatttcttttattcacagattatatatgtatatattttaattacttTTGTCCGTGTGCTCTTGAAGCTGCCCCTATGACTGCGGAGAGCCGGATAGTCTGCTAAAGTCCAAGCATGGTGCGTATCTGTTCTCACAGTACAATATATCAGATATTTTTCCTCAGATTTACTAAAATATTCTCTAATAGTTGTATCGTgtgaaacagaaaaatatttcatgaCCGAGGCAGGTGGAGAATCTCCTAATCTGAATGTTGAAGCTAAAAATGTAAGTATATGGAAGCCGTGTACTCTATCTTCtgtggccttttttttttgcgtttCATTATTGGTTCTTATTAAGCTGGTATTGCCCAGTTGTTTTTTGGGGGGTATTTGCATGTTGAGATTGTCGGGGGCAAAGGTCTCTATAATCCCAGTTCTTGGAGAGTTTTTTTGGAACAGTGGAGTTAAATATCGCTGACTTGTGGATTTAAAGTCGAAAACacagatgtttttttttgttactttgaAATCTGATTTAGTTGCATGATTCCTGATTTGGTAAACTCTAGTATCTGTGGTTTGTACAATCTGCACCAGTAATTATGCTTATGGAATGGTTGACCTGTCTAATTTAAACAACTTCACAGCGGGTTTATTATGGTTTGTGTCATTGTGCTAGTAGTAATTTATATGCAGGTTTATACACCTGGAGAGGCAGGGGGATTTGCTGTATGTGGTTGCAACTGGAATTTGGATTGCAGAGATGAAGTGGGGAAAATAAACGTATTATTTTACAGAGATATTAATTGGAttgatattttagttttaattacCTGTGTTAGATTCTGGCTATGCAATATTTGAACCAAACACCAGCATCGTGAAGTCCTTTTcgaaaattaatatttacttATGACCGTCCAATTCAATTGTGCTGTTTTGGTTTGGTTAGGTCGTAACTGcgtacataaattttgttactGACTGTCTGCCAGTAATCGTTTGGCTAACTATCTGGCTGCTTTAGCCTTGCTTGAACTCTCCCATCTGTTTCTGGCATTGCAAGAATTCTCCAGTCTGTTATACCCACTCCCTTCTGATATAATGCTAAAGCTGCCCGGCAGCAAGTCTCCTGCCCAGCCTGCCATGTTGGTGTGTGGTCCTTGCTGGTCAATGTTTAGTGAAAAACTAGCCTTCCCCAGTCAAGTTTTAGGATGTGGTCAGCTGTTCCCTGATGACTGAATGATTACTTTGTCATTAGTAGTTGACAAAACAACAGtgatatgtttatacttccGAGTGTTGTCTTCGTATTGAAATTTTTGTTGCATGGTTTCTGAGATCCAGATTCTGATTGACTTGTGATCCAGGCTGTAGGATATAAACCACCAAGTAGATGGGAACTTGAGAAAACAACGGATATGTTCTTCCCATTTTGGAGATCAGTGCTAAGATCTCGCTGTACAGTAAAAGTGTTCCCAAGCTATGCACCCATGAAGGACTATGAGCAATTTATGCCAAAGCTTTCTACAGGCGGtagttctcaaaataaattgaagGATAAAGGGTCTTTTCCAGTTCATGTTGGTTTGTTCGGGAAAAACTCACAACTAACAAGCATCCATCGATCCAGAAGGTTATTTGGTACTGCTGCATTTACACTACTGAAGATGTTGAAGCGTGCATGAGTTGGAAGGTATGGTAGGTTTTTAGCTCAAGTTAGTGCATATCAAAGATAGATGGTAGGGGGAATCAACCATTTTCAGTGTCGTTTATTTACCGCTTTTCCTTTCCTGTGCAGGTGCCCTCCTGATTTGTGGAGTAGGACCATACTATCTTGCCCTTAGTTTGCCTGACAGAGACCTGATAACGTGTTATTGTACTGCAGTATTTATATGCCAGGGCCGACGTTGGCTGAACAAATGTTGTGTTCATGTACTTGCATAACCGGTCTAACAAATATTGTATGATCGCATGGAATGGGAACGTCGTGCAGTCTATTTTAAACAGATTGGTTTTTTGTTCGATCGATCCTGCTTGGCTTGAGTTAATGCTGGTGTGTTTTTCATCGTCTATTTGTGGATGATAATACGATCAGCGGACCAGGTGAGTCTGACATgatgaagataaaagataatctTTTCTTCAGCCCTATAGCACATCAACGGTCAAAATTAACATTGTTCGATCGGACGGCTAAGGCGAACTCTACCTCTTTTTACCCAAAGACGAACTCTATCTCTTTTTACCCAAACTTTCTATAAATTATAgactttctaaattaaaaattgatcaCCAATTatagtttcatattttattttacaaactgGTTTTATTCGTTAGACAAATATAATAGTTTAAGTCTATTTCATCGAATCAGACGAACAGTCGGGGCAGAGGATCAACGGAGGAGCCAACAAAATGTTGGGAGTAATTTACGCCGGCTTCTTCTTCCCTCCGTATGGACTTGGAATATAGGGGTTGTTTTGATGGGGCTAAATTTTTATCCTCATATCACATCGTATGTTTAGA
Encoded proteins:
- the LOC107305577 gene encoding uncharacterized protein LOC107305577 isoform X3; protein product: MTKMQLIKQHVFRRQAALAASRSTNIIAPDRTPQVVLGNFCKISGELELILKRDSVRSFLRLYKENVDCMAWGYIITPQTLNLIIARNALRCAKLVLEGKAPAFCQMRANPNCMTSSGYFPLHQAAENFSVDMIKLLLRYGASANLRTSGEKVIEGLLPLHVAIEDTCMHKYLEDNLLTDQKHKQVDFGFIYKLVHLLCLPEMKIFLATTRLLADYTDNLLDELWNYIKEGKLVHAAILLLAAQRRIRTCASSNRNIKHNPSGFTIIKDRIMGFIVSIETEWPGLTSGRNSKAYRQLEEKRMLFCNALVLNSMISEAGEALDEYIQTHSEVSHREILESVSSILKDHGFDSAGKGINIGELKCCPYDCGEPDSLLKSKHVVSCETEKYFMTEAGGESPNLNVEAKNAVGYKPPSRWELEKTTDMFFPFWRSVLRSRCTVKVFPSYAPMKDYEQFMPKLSTGGSSQNKLKDKGSFPVHVGLFGKNSQLTSIHRSRRLFGTAAFTLLKMLKRA
- the LOC107305577 gene encoding uncharacterized protein LOC107305577 isoform X2, with protein sequence MPMQTVEKTNAVKVAHSEDNSENTDGSDSSDAVEWDPWNPPYPPRPAFPPTADFMTKMQLIKQHVFRRQAALAASRSTNIIAPDRTPQVVLGNFCKISGELELILKRDSVRSFLRLYKENVDCMAWGYIITPQTLNLIIARNALRCAKLVLEGKAPAFCQMRANPNCMTSSGYFPLHQAAENFSVDMIKLLLRYGASANLRTSGEKVIEGLLPLHVAIEDTCMHKYLEDNLLTDQKHKQVDFGFIYKLVHLLCLPEMKIFLATTRLLADYTDNLLDELWNYIKEGKLVHAAILLLAAQRRIRTCASSNRNIKHNPSGFTIIKDRIMGFIVSIETEWPGLTSGRNSKAYRQLEEKRMLFCNALVLNSMISEAGEALDEYIQTHSEVSHREILESVSSILKDHGFDSAGKGINIGELKCCPYDCGEPDSLLKSKHEKYFMTEAGGESPNLNVEAKNAVGYKPPSRWELEKTTDMFFPFWRSVLRSRCTVKVFPSYAPMKDYEQFMPKLSTGGSSQNKLKDKGSFPVHVGLFGKNSQLTSIHRSRRLFGTAAFTLLKMLKRA
- the LOC107305577 gene encoding uncharacterized protein LOC107305577 isoform X1, whose translation is MPMQTVEKTNAVKVAHSEDNSENTDGSDSSDAVEWDPWNPPYPPRPAFPPTADFMTKMQLIKQHVFRRQAALAASRSTNIIAPDRTPQVVLGNFCKISGELELILKRDSVRSFLRLYKENVDCMAWGYIITPQTLNLIIARNALRCAKLVLEGKAPAFCQMRANPNCMTSSGYFPLHQAAENFSVDMIKLLLRYGASANLRTSGEKVIEGLLPLHVAIEDTCMHKYLEDNLLTDQKHKQVDFGFIYKLVHLLCLPEMKIFLATTRLLADYTDNLLDELWNYIKEGKLVHAAILLLAAQRRIRTCASSNRNIKHNPSGFTIIKDRIMGFIVSIETEWPGLTSGRNSKAYRQLEEKRMLFCNALVLNSMISEAGEALDEYIQTHSEVSHREILESVSSILKDHGFDSAGKGINIGELKCCPYDCGEPDSLLKSKHVVSCETEKYFMTEAGGESPNLNVEAKNAVGYKPPSRWELEKTTDMFFPFWRSVLRSRCTVKVFPSYAPMKDYEQFMPKLSTGGSSQNKLKDKGSFPVHVGLFGKNSQLTSIHRSRRLFGTAAFTLLKMLKRA